The proteins below are encoded in one region of Cygnus olor isolate bCygOlo1 chromosome 19, bCygOlo1.pri.v2, whole genome shotgun sequence:
- the ANGPTL2 gene encoding angiopoietin-related protein 2 isoform X2 has protein sequence MMTRRFICLMLIVVVGTAASKTQGFEGNDEEKEQEFIYMNRYKRSSDTQDKCTYTFIVPQQRVTGAICVNSKEPEVLLENRVNKQELQLLNNELLKQKRQIETLQQLVEVDGGIVNEVKLLRKESRNMNSRVTQLYMQLLHEIIRKRDNALELSQLENKILNQTADMLQLANKYKDLEYKYQHLMSIANNQSIIIAQLEEHCQRMPSIKPLPQTPQPPNKAYHPPTYNRLINQISTNEIQSDQNLKVLPPTLPTMPAVTSIPTSTDKPSGPWRDCLQALEDGHDTSSIYLVKPENTNRLMQVWCDQRHDPGGWTVIQRRLDGSVNFFRNWETYKQGFGNIDGEYWLGLENIYWLTNQGNYKLLITMEDWSGRKVFAEYASFRLEPESEYYKLRLGRYNGNAGDSFTWHNGKQFTTLDRDHDVYTGTRPPFGFLDFFFFFKRKKKYS, from the exons ATGATGACAAGAAGATTCATCTGTTTAATGCTTATAGTTGTTGTGGGAACTGCTGCAAGCAAAACACAGGGATTTGAAGGcaatgatgaagaaaaagaacaagaattcATTTATATGAACAGATATAAACGTTCCAGTGACACACAGGACAAATGCACTTACACCTTTATTGTACCTCAGCAGAGAGTGACAGGTGCCATTTGTGTTAATTCTAAAGAACCTGAGGTTCTACTTGAAAACCGGGTAAATAAACAGGAATTACAGTTACTTAACAATGAACTTCTTAAACAAAAGAGACAAATAGAAACTCTCCAGCAATTGGTAGAGGTAGATGGTGGGATTGTTAATGAGGTCAAGCTCTTAAgaaaagagagcagaaatatGAACTCTCGTGTCACACAACTCTATATGCAGTTACTACATGAAATTATCCGGAAACGGGACAATGCCTTAGAACTTTCCCAACTTGAGAATAAGATTTTGAACCAAACTGCAGACATGCTGCAGCTtgcaaacaaatacaaagaCTTAGAGTACAAGTACCAACATTTGATGTCAATTGCAAATAATCAGTCAATAATAATTGCCCAGCTAGAAGAACACTGTCAGAGAATGCCATCCATAAAGCCTCTTCCACAAACTCCACAGCCACCAAACAAAGCGTACCACCCTCCTACTTACAATCGCCTGATTAACCAGATATCTACTAATGAGATTCAGAGTGATCAGAATCTGAAGGTTCTGCCACCTACCTTACCAACCATGCCCGCAGTAACTAGTATTCCAACTTCAACTGATAAACCATCTG GGCCCTGGAGAGATTGCCTACAAGCATTAGAAGATGGCCATGATACAAGCTCTATCTATCTTGTAAAACCAGAAAACACAAACCGACTTATGCAGGTCTGGTGCGATCAACGGCATGACCCTGGTGGCTGGACAGTCATTCAGAGACGACTGGATGGGTCTGTCAACTTTTTCAGGAACTGGGAGACATACAAG CAAGGATTTGGTAATATAGATGGAGAATACTGGCTtggtttagaaaatatttattggcTAACAAATCAAGGCAACTACAAACTGCTCATAACAATGGAAGACTGGTCAGGTCGGAAAGTATTTGCTGAGTATGCTAGCTTCAGACTAGAGCCAGAAAGTGAGTATTACAAGTTGAGATTGGGACGCTATAACGGAAACGCAGGAGATTCTTTCACTTGGCACAATGGTAAACAGTTCACCACGCTGGACCGGGACCACGATGTATACACAGGTACAAGGCCCCCTTTTGGtttccttgactttttttttttttttaaacggaaaaaaaaatacag CTAA
- the ANGPTL2 gene encoding angiopoietin-related protein 2 isoform X1 has translation MMTRRFICLMLIVVVGTAASKTQGFEGNDEEKEQEFIYMNRYKRSSDTQDKCTYTFIVPQQRVTGAICVNSKEPEVLLENRVNKQELQLLNNELLKQKRQIETLQQLVEVDGGIVNEVKLLRKESRNMNSRVTQLYMQLLHEIIRKRDNALELSQLENKILNQTADMLQLANKYKDLEYKYQHLMSIANNQSIIIAQLEEHCQRMPSIKPLPQTPQPPNKAYHPPTYNRLINQISTNEIQSDQNLKVLPPTLPTMPAVTSIPTSTDKPSGPWRDCLQALEDGHDTSSIYLVKPENTNRLMQVWCDQRHDPGGWTVIQRRLDGSVNFFRNWETYKQGFGNIDGEYWLGLENIYWLTNQGNYKLLITMEDWSGRKVFAEYASFRLEPESEYYKLRLGRYNGNAGDSFTWHNGKQFTTLDRDHDVYTGNCAHYQKGGWWYNACAHSNLNGVWYRGGHYRSRYQDGVYWAEFRGGSYSLKKVVMMIRPNPNTFH, from the exons ATGATGACAAGAAGATTCATCTGTTTAATGCTTATAGTTGTTGTGGGAACTGCTGCAAGCAAAACACAGGGATTTGAAGGcaatgatgaagaaaaagaacaagaattcATTTATATGAACAGATATAAACGTTCCAGTGACACACAGGACAAATGCACTTACACCTTTATTGTACCTCAGCAGAGAGTGACAGGTGCCATTTGTGTTAATTCTAAAGAACCTGAGGTTCTACTTGAAAACCGGGTAAATAAACAGGAATTACAGTTACTTAACAATGAACTTCTTAAACAAAAGAGACAAATAGAAACTCTCCAGCAATTGGTAGAGGTAGATGGTGGGATTGTTAATGAGGTCAAGCTCTTAAgaaaagagagcagaaatatGAACTCTCGTGTCACACAACTCTATATGCAGTTACTACATGAAATTATCCGGAAACGGGACAATGCCTTAGAACTTTCCCAACTTGAGAATAAGATTTTGAACCAAACTGCAGACATGCTGCAGCTtgcaaacaaatacaaagaCTTAGAGTACAAGTACCAACATTTGATGTCAATTGCAAATAATCAGTCAATAATAATTGCCCAGCTAGAAGAACACTGTCAGAGAATGCCATCCATAAAGCCTCTTCCACAAACTCCACAGCCACCAAACAAAGCGTACCACCCTCCTACTTACAATCGCCTGATTAACCAGATATCTACTAATGAGATTCAGAGTGATCAGAATCTGAAGGTTCTGCCACCTACCTTACCAACCATGCCCGCAGTAACTAGTATTCCAACTTCAACTGATAAACCATCTG GGCCCTGGAGAGATTGCCTACAAGCATTAGAAGATGGCCATGATACAAGCTCTATCTATCTTGTAAAACCAGAAAACACAAACCGACTTATGCAGGTCTGGTGCGATCAACGGCATGACCCTGGTGGCTGGACAGTCATTCAGAGACGACTGGATGGGTCTGTCAACTTTTTCAGGAACTGGGAGACATACAAG CAAGGATTTGGTAATATAGATGGAGAATACTGGCTtggtttagaaaatatttattggcTAACAAATCAAGGCAACTACAAACTGCTCATAACAATGGAAGACTGGTCAGGTCGGAAAGTATTTGCTGAGTATGCTAGCTTCAGACTAGAGCCAGAAAGTGAGTATTACAAGTTGAGATTGGGACGCTATAACGGAAACGCAGGAGATTCTTTCACTTGGCACAATGGTAAACAGTTCACCACGCTGGACCGGGACCACGATGTATACACAG GTAATTGTGCTCATTACCAAAAGGGAGGATGGTGGTACAATGCATGTGCTCATTCAAATCTCAATGGAGTTTGGTATCGTGGAGGACATTACCGCAGTCGGTATCAGGATGGTGTTTACTGGGCTGAATTCCGGGGGGGATCATATTCACTAAAGAAAGTTGTTATGATGATAAGACCTAACCCTAACACATTCCACTGa